A genomic window from Vagococcus sp. CY52-2 includes:
- a CDS encoding fructose-1,6-bisphosphatase: MIEQNKYLDLLYKQYENEENIISEIINLKAIQNLPKGTEHFVSDLHGEFNAFQHLLRNGSGNVKEKINDVFNNELTFNEKQNLASLIYYPEEKLKHLEKQINANWYRQTIDQLIRLIKFSASKYTRSKLRKSLPKRFSYIIEELLYQVKTNADKAEYYNQIISNILTLKQGNALIIDLCYTIQRLVIDHLHVVGDIYDRGPAPDKIIDALMNYHSVDIQWGNHDIIWIGAAAGSPICMMNIIRISARYNNLDIIEDTYGINLRPLLTYAEKYYLDNPVFQPKTIPETISSKEELLETTKIHQAAAILQFKLEEQLVSRRQEFNMDHRKFLTTVDYTDLSVHLKGKKYTLTNTCFMTVDPNNPTKLTLEEEDIIERLMHNFIHSEKLKRHTDFLVRRGNMYLVYNDNLLIHGCVPLNQDGSLKAFHINGHAYKGKYLLDFFETSLRRAYANPHSHNDIDTDLLWYLWSGENSSLFGKKEMTTFERYFIKDKETHIEEKNAYYKLRENQETISFILSEFGLNKKDSHLINGHTPVKEIKGETPIKAGGKMLVIDGGFSKPYQKTTGIAGYTLLYNSYGMQLVAHKPFSSIEEVILQNDDIASVKRIVDRPVDRKYVRDTTIGASLQEQINDLNKLLNYLNY, from the coding sequence ATGATAGAACAAAATAAATATCTTGATTTACTTTATAAACAGTATGAAAATGAAGAAAACATTATTAGCGAAATCATAAATTTGAAAGCGATTCAAAACTTACCAAAAGGCACTGAACACTTTGTTAGTGATTTACATGGGGAGTTCAATGCTTTCCAACATTTATTAAGAAATGGATCGGGTAATGTAAAAGAAAAAATAAATGATGTCTTTAATAATGAATTAACTTTTAATGAAAAACAGAACCTTGCTTCACTTATTTATTATCCCGAGGAAAAATTAAAACATCTTGAAAAACAAATTAACGCTAATTGGTATAGACAAACAATTGATCAATTAATTCGTTTAATAAAATTTAGTGCGAGTAAATATACTCGCTCAAAATTAAGAAAATCTTTACCAAAACGTTTTTCATATATCATTGAGGAGCTACTTTATCAAGTAAAAACTAATGCTGATAAAGCAGAATATTATAATCAAATCATTTCTAATATTTTGACGCTCAAACAAGGGAACGCTTTAATTATTGACCTGTGTTACACTATCCAACGTTTAGTTATAGACCATTTACACGTTGTCGGCGATATATATGATAGAGGACCTGCACCAGATAAAATTATTGACGCTTTAATGAATTACCATTCAGTCGATATACAATGGGGAAATCATGACATCATTTGGATTGGTGCAGCAGCAGGTTCTCCTATTTGTATGATGAATATCATTCGCATTTCAGCAAGATATAATAACTTAGATATTATTGAAGATACTTATGGTATCAACTTACGACCGTTACTGACTTATGCAGAAAAGTACTACCTAGATAATCCAGTATTTCAACCGAAAACAATACCTGAAACGATATCTTCAAAAGAAGAGCTGTTAGAGACAACCAAAATACATCAAGCAGCCGCTATTTTACAATTCAAATTAGAGGAACAATTGGTTTCTAGGCGACAAGAGTTTAATATGGATCATAGAAAATTTTTAACAACTGTCGACTACACTGACTTATCGGTTCACCTAAAAGGAAAAAAGTATACTTTAACCAACACCTGTTTCATGACAGTAGATCCTAATAATCCCACTAAATTAACATTGGAAGAAGAAGATATTATTGAACGTTTAATGCATAACTTTATCCATTCAGAAAAATTAAAACGCCATACTGATTTTTTAGTAAGAAGAGGAAATATGTACCTGGTCTACAATGATAACTTGCTTATTCACGGTTGCGTTCCTTTAAACCAAGATGGTTCATTAAAAGCTTTCCATATCAACGGACACGCGTATAAAGGGAAATATCTATTAGATTTTTTTGAAACCAGCTTAAGAAGAGCTTACGCTAATCCACATAGTCATAACGATATCGACACAGATTTACTTTGGTATTTATGGTCAGGAGAAAATTCGTCATTATTCGGAAAAAAAGAAATGACTACTTTTGAACGATATTTCATTAAAGACAAGGAAACTCACATAGAAGAAAAAAATGCTTATTATAAACTTAGAGAGAATCAAGAAACGATTTCTTTTATTCTTTCTGAATTTGGTCTAAACAAGAAAGATAGCCACCTTATAAATGGTCATACTCCTGTTAAAGAGATTAAGGGAGAAACACCTATTAAAGCAGGAGGAAAAATGTTAGTAATCGATGGAGGATTTTCAAAACCTTATCAAAAAACAACCGGTATCGCCGGATATACTCTTTTATATAATTCTTACGGCATGCAATTAGTTGCTCATAAACCTTTTTCCTCTATAGAAGAAGTTATTTTACAAAACGATGATATTGCTTCAGTCAAACGAATTGTGGATAGACCTGTGGATAGAAAATAC
- a CDS encoding O-methyltransferase: protein MRNEMMYRPVLKDEIIELLRHRQPEMSGKVGKVQEEAKETGVPVIPNETATFLRFFLKQIKAKNVLEIGTAIGFSASLMIEAMGKDSHVTTIDRFDVMIRRAKNTFEQLEIEDQVTLLEGDAKDLLGTLDEPYDFIFMDSAKSKYIEFLPECLRLVKTGGVIMIDDVFQAGTVMHDIKDIPKSQRTIYRKLNQLYDTVLGNEDLSVTILPLGDGVLMISKEVDNVHLKSDKGM from the coding sequence ATGAGAAATGAAATGATGTATCGTCCAGTTTTAAAAGATGAAATAATAGAATTACTTAGGCATAGACAACCGGAAATGAGCGGTAAAGTAGGAAAAGTCCAAGAAGAAGCTAAAGAAACAGGAGTACCAGTTATTCCAAATGAAACAGCGACGTTTTTACGATTTTTCTTAAAACAAATTAAAGCAAAAAATGTTTTGGAAATTGGCACTGCTATTGGTTTTTCTGCTAGTTTGATGATAGAGGCTATGGGAAAAGATAGTCATGTGACGACGATTGACCGATTTGACGTTATGATTAGGCGAGCAAAGAATACATTTGAACAATTAGAAATTGAAGATCAAGTAACTTTACTAGAAGGTGACGCAAAAGATTTATTAGGAACTCTTGATGAGCCATATGATTTTATATTTATGGATAGTGCAAAATCAAAGTATATTGAGTTTTTACCAGAATGTTTAAGGTTAGTAAAAACAGGTGGCGTGATTATGATCGATGACGTATTTCAAGCGGGAACAGTCATGCATGATATAAAGGATATACCTAAGAGCCAGCGAACTATTTATCGAAAATTAAATCAATTATATGATACCGTACTAGGAAATGAAGACTTATCTGTCACGATTCTTCCCTTAGGAGATGGCGTGTTAATGATTTCAAAAGAAGTGGATAATGTACACTTAAAAAGTGACAAGGGAATGTGA
- a CDS encoding TetR/AcrR family transcriptional regulator translates to MGKIDPRVIKTRKKLRQAFLDLLKTRSLSEMNIKDLTNQAGVTRGTFYLHYRDKDTFIETIMEEIIEDFYESVVEYIPYQGDEEKQIPRIVLDRVFAYIGNSPEFFVTLLNENDAEDYRVLFSERLYDYVLAHVNYGNSIPVRKMPKELVNNFVVYSLLGISNAWVSEGQIYANHYIAAMVSKMYRSELFIEVGLSDFFVSETL, encoded by the coding sequence ATGGGGAAAATCGATCCACGAGTCATTAAAACTCGTAAAAAATTAAGACAAGCTTTTCTAGATTTGTTAAAAACACGTAGTTTGAGTGAAATGAACATCAAAGATTTAACAAATCAAGCAGGTGTTACTAGAGGTACTTTTTATTTACATTATCGAGATAAAGATACATTTATTGAAACCATTATGGAAGAAATCATTGAAGATTTCTATGAATCAGTGGTGGAGTACATTCCTTATCAAGGTGATGAAGAAAAACAAATTCCACGAATTGTTTTAGATCGTGTGTTTGCTTATATTGGTAACTCACCAGAATTTTTTGTTACGTTACTAAATGAAAACGATGCAGAAGATTACCGCGTATTATTTAGTGAACGTTTATATGACTACGTATTAGCTCATGTGAACTATGGTAACTCTATCCCAGTTAGAAAAATGCCAAAAGAATTGGTAAATAACTTTGTTGTATACTCGTTGCTAGGTATTTCAAATGCGTGGGTTAGTGAAGGTCAGATTTACGCGAATCATTATATTGCCGCAATGGTATCAAAAATGTATCGCTCTGAATTGTTTATTGAAGTTGGGTTGTCCGACTTTTTTGTATCTGAAACACTCTAA
- the rplU gene encoding 50S ribosomal protein L21, producing the protein MYAIVKTGGKQVKVEVGQAIYVEKLDVEAGGKVVFDEVVLVGGESTKVGTPLVEGATVEGTVEKQGKQKKVVTYKYKPKKDSHRKQGHRQPYTKVMIEAINA; encoded by the coding sequence ATGTACGCTATTGTAAAAACTGGTGGAAAACAAGTTAAAGTAGAAGTAGGTCAAGCCATTTACGTTGAAAAATTAGACGTAGAAGCTGGCGGTAAAGTTGTGTTTGATGAAGTCGTTTTAGTAGGTGGAGAATCAACAAAAGTTGGAACACCACTTGTTGAAGGAGCAACTGTTGAAGGAACTGTTGAAAAACAAGGAAAACAAAAGAAAGTTGTCACTTACAAATATAAACCTAAAAAAGACAGTCATCGTAAACAAGGTCATCGTCAACCTTATACAAAAGTTATGATTGAAGCAATTAATGCCTAA
- a CDS encoding ribosomal-processing cysteine protease Prp, producing the protein MIQAKFKQTETGDFLSFEMDGHAESGPYGYDIVCAAASALSINTINSINELADYMPIYEMESGYLYFERLDSLSDKQIDITNLLVHSLLIGLRSIEADNQAFIQVKLSQGGANPC; encoded by the coding sequence GTGATACAGGCTAAATTTAAGCAAACTGAGACCGGTGACTTTTTATCATTTGAAATGGATGGACATGCTGAATCAGGTCCTTATGGATACGACATAGTGTGTGCAGCAGCATCTGCTTTGTCAATTAATACGATAAATAGTATTAACGAACTAGCAGACTATATGCCCATTTATGAAATGGAGTCAGGATATCTTTATTTTGAAAGATTGGATTCTTTATCAGATAAACAAATTGATATAACAAATTTATTGGTTCACAGTTTATTAATTGGGCTACGCTCAATTGAAGCTGATAATCAAGCATTTATACAAGTTAAACTCAGTCAAGGAGGTGCAAATCCATGTTAA
- the rpmA gene encoding 50S ribosomal protein L27 yields MLKMNLQLFAHKKGGGSTTNGRDSRSKRLGAKRADGQTVSGGSILYRQRGTKIYPGENVGRGGDDTLYAKVDGVVRFERKGREKTQVSVYPVAK; encoded by the coding sequence ATGTTAAAAATGAATTTACAATTATTCGCCCATAAAAAAGGTGGAGGTTCTACTACTAACGGTCGTGACTCAAGATCAAAACGTTTAGGTGCTAAACGTGCTGATGGTCAAACTGTATCAGGTGGATCAATTTTATACCGTCAACGCGGAACAAAAATTTATCCAGGTGAAAATGTTGGTCGTGGTGGAGATGATACATTGTATGCAAAAGTGGACGGAGTTGTTCGTTTCGAACGCAAAGGTCGCGAAAAAACACAAGTATCAGTTTATCCAGTGGCTAAATAA
- a CDS encoding Xaa-Pro peptidase family protein, with product MMERVEKLRSKMVERGIDSFLITNSYNLRYLTGFTGTTGIALITLDKAYFITDFRYTEQASEQCVGYEIVKNVEPAFNVAADLVNQSKVQNMAFEEQTVSFFQYTVLEELVDVDLIPVTGVIETLREVKDIAEIETIRKACQIADAAFEHILTYIKPGMTEIQVANELDFYMRSLGASGVSFDTIVASGLRSAMPHGVASDKVIEVGDFITIDFGCYYNGYVSDMTRTISLGEPSEKLKEIYQIVKEAQQLVLDTAKPGMTGIELDAVARDYIAEKGYGDAFGHSTGHGIGLEIHEGPNVSKLAEKMFVPGNVITNEPGIYLPGIGGVRIEDDMLVTEDGIDRLTHSPKELIIL from the coding sequence ATGATGGAACGTGTAGAAAAATTACGAAGTAAAATGGTGGAACGTGGAATAGATAGTTTTTTAATTACAAATTCATATAATTTAAGATATTTAACAGGCTTTACTGGAACAACAGGTATTGCGTTAATCACTCTAGACAAAGCATATTTTATTACAGACTTCAGATACACTGAACAAGCAAGTGAACAATGTGTAGGATATGAAATTGTTAAAAATGTTGAACCAGCTTTTAATGTTGCTGCTGATCTAGTGAATCAATCTAAAGTTCAAAATATGGCATTTGAAGAACAAACAGTATCGTTTTTCCAATACACTGTGTTAGAAGAATTAGTAGATGTTGATTTAATACCAGTAACAGGAGTGATTGAAACTTTACGTGAAGTAAAAGATATCGCTGAGATTGAAACCATTCGTAAAGCTTGTCAAATTGCTGATGCTGCCTTTGAACATATTTTAACTTACATCAAACCTGGAATGACTGAAATACAAGTAGCAAATGAATTAGACTTTTATATGAGAAGTTTAGGAGCAAGTGGTGTATCATTTGATACAATTGTCGCAAGTGGATTACGTTCAGCTATGCCACATGGTGTTGCAAGTGATAAAGTTATCGAAGTTGGCGATTTTATTACGATTGATTTTGGTTGTTATTATAATGGGTATGTTTCTGATATGACAAGAACGATTTCTTTAGGTGAACCAAGTGAAAAATTGAAAGAAATCTATCAAATTGTTAAAGAAGCACAACAATTGGTTTTGGATACAGCTAAGCCAGGTATGACTGGTATAGAATTAGATGCAGTAGCAAGGGATTATATTGCTGAAAAAGGATATGGTGATGCTTTTGGTCATTCAACAGGACATGGAATTGGTTTAGAAATTCATGAAGGACCAAATGTTTCTAAATTAGCTGAAAAAATGTTTGTTCCAGGAAATGTTATCACAAATGAACCAGGAATTTATTTGCCAGGAATTGGTGGGGTTCGAATTGAAGATGATATGTTAGTGACAGAAGATGGTATTGACCGATTGACACATTCTCCAAAAGAGCTTATTATTTTATAG